Sequence from the Sinorhizobium meliloti genome:
TCTCCACATGTCACTGCGTGATCACCGACATCAGAATGCCGTCCATGGATGGTTTCGAGCTGGAGCAAGCCGTGAGAAGTCGGGAGCCCGCAATGCCGATGATATTGATGACCGGCCGCAACGACATCGACGACCTCGGCTTCCCAGGAGCCGACGATCGCAGGGTCTTCATGCGAAAACCCCTCAACAGTCAGGTGCTGTTGCAGGCTATCACGCGGCTTCTCGCATTTCGGCGATGACGCCGGCCGCCGAGCCTCCGTACGTGTCGGATACGCGTTTACGGTATTCACTTGGCACTATCCCCATTACCTTCGTGAAGGCCTTGGTAAACGCTGCCTCGGACTGATAACCGATGCTCCGCGCGATGACGGAAAGCCTATCCGCGTTTCTCTCAATCAGCCTTGCAGCCTGGTGAATTCGCCACTCAGTCAGATATGCCAGGGGAGTTTGTCCGACGACAACTTTGAAACGGGCCGCGAAAGCCGAACGGGACATGCCGGCTTTCTTTGCCAGTTCATCCACCGTCCAGGCTATTTGCGCCTTCGCATGCATTGCTTCGATCGCCAAGGCCAGATTCCTGTCGAAGACAGCCGCTAGCCATCCTCGCTTAGGCGTCGACCCTTGTTGCGCGAATGCCCGTATCGCATGAATGAAGAGCAGTTCGAACAGGCGTCGCACGACGGCGTCCGAACCCAATCCCGGAGCATCTGCTTCCGCCGCGAGCAACTCCAGCACCGACTGGAACGCTCGGCTACGGTACTGCTCAGATTTCAGGTGAAGTAGTTTTGGCAGCACATTCCAAAGTCGTGAACTTAGCCTTCCTCATTCGCATCGAAGAGAAGATGTCGGTCAACAGGTCCAACTAAATGTTCCTATGATGGACGATCGAGCCAAAACTTGGGACGATCGTGACTGAAAGCTCTTGCTGTTCGTCGCTATATGGTGGAGCGAAAAGGAGATTCCAATTGCAAAACCATTTCGCGTTAGTCGAAACCGAACGTCGAAGGCTCGCTACTGCCGATACGTGGACACCCAAAATTGGGTGGAGTTCGCTGCGTTGTTCGCACGTGAACCCACCATCCGCTTCTTCGGCGAAGACGGAATCGCGCTGGCTGAATTCGATTCCTTCGACGAATTCCTTGCCGCCACCAAGGCCTACCTCGCCGGGGCCAGGACCATTCACCAAGTCCACAAGATCGACGTCATCACGGAAGAGGAAGTCCGCGCCATCTGGTCGATGGAAGACTACCTGCTTTTTCCCGACGGCGATGACCTCCGCCCGGCCTCGATGCACGGGTACGGCCACTATCACGAAACCTGGCGGCTCGAAGACGGACAATGGCGCTTGGCGCACCTGGAGCTTCACCGCACGATCCTAGAAATCAAGCCGAAGGAGATCGCGGCATGAATTCCAATCCGATCAAAGTCGGCATCATCGGCGTCCATCCGGAAAAGGGCTGGGCCGCAACCGCCCACATCCCTGCTCTCAAAGCGTTGCCCGAGTTTCGCATCACGGCTGTGAGCCACAACAAGCCGGAGATAGCCCGCGCGGCCGCCCTGAAGTTCGGCGCGGATCACGGCTTCGGAACAACGGATGAACTGGTGAACGATCCGAATGTCGATCTCGTTGTGGTGACGGTCAAGGTCCCACGTCACCTTGAACTCGTAACGAAGGCCTTGGTCGCGGGTAAGGCCGTCTTTTCGGAGTGGCCTCTGGGAATGAACCTGCCTGACGCAGAAACGATGCTCGCGCTCGCCAAGTCGAAGAACGTGTTCACCGCAATCGGCCTTCAAACGCGTTCCGTCCCAGCCGTCAGCTATATGAGGGACCTTATCAAAAACGGGTATGTTGGCGATGTCCTCTCAGTTTCGATCATCGGGTCCGGCATCATCTGGGGCGAGGAGATCAGCGAGAGCTACCAGTATACCCTGGAGATGGCCAACGGAGCCTCCATGCTCCACGTGCCATTCGCCCACACGCTTGACGCTGCCCTCTATGCGCTCGGCTTGCGGCTGAAGTCCGTCAGCGGTGCGCTGTCGAACAGCCGTTCCGCGGTAAGGATAGCGGAGACCGGGAACCAGATCGCGTTTACAGCGCCGGACCAGATTGTAGTTGGTGGCTTGCTTGAGAACGGCGCGGCGCTCAGCGCGCATTTCCGGGGCGGTCTCTCACGCGGGACGAATTTCCATATCGAGATCAACGGGACCAAGGGTGATCTCATACTGACGAGCCCTGTCGGCTACGTCGGTCTTGGGGGCTTCACTCTGAAAGGCGCACAGCGAGACGAGCAAATGCACGAGTTGCCCGTGCCTTCGGACTACGAAACATCCGGTCTCGAAGACGGGTTCAGCCAAAGCGTTGGCGTCGCGTACTCGCGCATAGCGTCCGACATAACAAACCACACCAATCTCAGTCCGACGTTCGAAGACGCCGTAAACCTGCATCGGATTCTAAACGCCATCTGGTCCGGTAAAGCGGAACCGCACGATGTCTGAGAAAATGCAGGCACTCGTGGTAACCAAACCGGGCGGTCCCGAGGTGCTAAAGCTGCGCGAAGTCCGCCGCCCTCGCCTTAGGGACGAGTTGGACGTGCTTATCCGAGTGAAGGCGGCGGGCATCAATCCGGCTGACTGGCAGAACCGGAAGAACGGAGCCGTTTACGACAGCGAAGGAGGCTCCCCGTCTGGGCCAACGATCCTCGGCATTGATGGTGTCGGCGTGGTGGTGGAGGCCGGGCGAGAGGTGACCAACGTCCGAGTAGGCGACGAAGTTTGGTACGTGGACGGCGGTTACGCCGGAAATCCGGGAAGCTACGCCGAATACAAGGTCGTACGCTCCGACTACGTGACAGCGAAGCCCGGAACGCTGGACTTTGCCGAAGCTGCTGCGCTTCCTGTCGTCGCACTGACGGCTTGGGAGGCGGTGTTCGAGAAGCGGCGGGTCGGGCAAGGAGATTATGTCCTCGTTCACGGCGGCGCGGGCGGGCTCGGGCACATCGCGATCCAGTACCTTGCTGCTCTTGGTGCAAAGATAGCGACCACCGTTTCGAGCGAGCAAAAGGCCGGCCTGGTGAAGAAGCTTGGCGCTGAACCGGTCATCAATTACCGCTCGGCGAAAGTCGAGGAAGCGTTGCACTCCTGGCGGGGTGAACCTGGAGCGAATGTCGTGTTCGACTTCGTGGGTCACAGCAATTTCGCCGAAAGCTTCTGTCACACTGGCTCGTACGGAAGACTCGTCAATACAGTGGTGTCCGATTGGCCCGTCGGCGGAAACGGCCCGGCCGAATGGAAATACATGGATATCAGCTTCGTGAACATAGGGCTTCCCCAGATCAGTCGCGACCATGCACAGCGACTCCGGCAAACCGTTGCGCTCAAACGGATTGCGGAACTCGTCGATCGAGGCGGTTTGCGAGCGCACATCGACCGGGTGGTTTCCTTCAGTGGAGTCGGTGAAGCCCAGAGGGCCTTGGCAGCCGGCGAAACGATGGGCAGGCCGGTGCTTTTGATCTGATCGAGATTGGCGGCGAGACCGTAATCCGGACTGACGCACCTGAGATACAAGCTCAATTCCATGAAAGACCCTAGCAATGTCTCAACATATTCCATTGGATTCTCCTCGACAGCATCCGAGGTACTTTCCGGCATCGATTTGACCGGAAAAACGATGATCGTTGCAGGCGGAGCCAGCGGCATCGGTATCGAAACGGTAAAGAGCCTCGCCGGCGCGGGAGCATCGGTCACCATCGGGGCTCGGCGCGTCGGGGCCGCTGAAGAGGTCGCCGAGGCTCTCAGGAGAAAAACCGGCAATGAGAAGATAGACGTGCGTCCGCTCGATCTTTCTGATCTCAGGTCCGTTCGCACGTTCGTGGCCAATTGGACAAACCGCTACACGCGCTCATCAACAATGCGGGCATCATGGCGCTGCCCGAGTTGGAGCGGTCACCCCGAAGGCTGTGAGATCCAGTTTGCAACAAACTTTCTGGGGCACTTCGCGCTCACGCTCGGCGTTCACCCCCATCTCGCGAGGGCCCAGGGTGCGCGCGTTATGTCCGTAAGCTCGACAGGAAGCCTCTTTGGCCCGCTCTTCTGGGATGACCCGCATTTCCGCTTCATGCCCTACGATCCCCTCCTCGCGTACGCCCAGTCCAAGACCGCCTGTATTCTGCTTTCTATCGGCATCAAAGACCGCTGGGTCTCCGACGGCATCGTTTCCAACGCG
This genomic interval carries:
- a CDS encoding quinone oxidoreductase family protein, with the protein product MSEKMQALVVTKPGGPEVLKLREVRRPRLRDELDVLIRVKAAGINPADWQNRKNGAVYDSEGGSPSGPTILGIDGVGVVVEAGREVTNVRVGDEVWYVDGGYAGNPGSYAEYKVVRSDYVTAKPGTLDFAEAAALPVVALTAWEAVFEKRRVGQGDYVLVHGGAGGLGHIAIQYLAALGAKIATTVSSEQKAGLVKKLGAEPVINYRSAKVEEALHSWRGEPGANVVFDFVGHSNFAESFCHTGSYGRLVNTVVSDWPVGGNGPAEWKYMDISFVNIGLPQISRDHAQRLRQTVALKRIAELVDRGGLRAHIDRVVSFSGVGEAQRALAAGETMGRPVLLI
- a CDS encoding nuclear transport factor 2 family protein → MFAREPTIRFFGEDGIALAEFDSFDEFLAATKAYLAGARTIHQVHKIDVITEEEVRAIWSMEDYLLFPDGDDLRPASMHGYGHYHETWRLEDGQWRLAHLELHRTILEIKPKEIAA
- a CDS encoding Gfo/Idh/MocA family protein; its protein translation is MNSNPIKVGIIGVHPEKGWAATAHIPALKALPEFRITAVSHNKPEIARAAALKFGADHGFGTTDELVNDPNVDLVVVTVKVPRHLELVTKALVAGKAVFSEWPLGMNLPDAETMLALAKSKNVFTAIGLQTRSVPAVSYMRDLIKNGYVGDVLSVSIIGSGIIWGEEISESYQYTLEMANGASMLHVPFAHTLDAALYALGLRLKSVSGALSNSRSAVRIAETGNQIAFTAPDQIVVGGLLENGAALSAHFRGGLSRGTNFHIEINGTKGDLILTSPVGYVGLGGFTLKGAQRDEQMHELPVPSDYETSGLEDGFSQSVGVAYSRIASDITNHTNLSPTFEDAVNLHRILNAIWSGKAEPHDV
- a CDS encoding SDR family NAD(P)-dependent oxidoreductase: MIVAGGASGIGIETVKSLAGAGASVTIGARRVGAAEEVAEALRRKTGNEKIDVRPLDLSDLRSVRTFVANWTNRYTRSSTMRASWRCPSWSGHPEGCEIQFATNFLGHFALTLGVHPHLARAQGARVMSVSSTGSLFGPLFWDDPHFRFMPYDPLLAYAQSKTACILLSIGIKDRWVSDGIVSNALNPGAIATNLQRHTGGLRTPEHLRKTPEQGASTSVLLAGSPLVEGVNGRYFDHCQEAPLVAQRPEGKLEGVAPYALDSANAHRLWGMAADIVGERAGSTGPRHT
- a CDS encoding response regulator; the protein is MLAQDSHTFAIVDDDKRVLDGLRELLESVGYVVRTYRSPRSFLSTEDLSTCHCVITDIRMPSMDGFELEQAVRSREPAMPMILMTGRNDIDDLGFPGADDRRVFMRKPLNSQVLLQAITRLLAFRR